The region GAATATCCCCTCAAGGTTGCTGAAATAGCTATTGTATCTCCAAGTGCAGTTGCAACAGCAGTAATAGCTAATATATATGTAAATTATGATAAAAATAAAGTAATGGAATTTATTAAAGGTTACAATAATTTAAATGATTATGAAAAATTATTTGATGATTACAATGTCGATGGAGAAATTAAGAATAGGTTTTTCTCATTTTTCAATAGTGGAAAATATCCTTTAATCGAAATTATCAATGAAAGTAACTTTGATGAAATTTTAAAAGCAAGTAAGGAAATGAGAAACAATATTCGTGGTAAAGATATAGGCGGATTAGGTTAAAATAGGTGTATTAAAATGAGTTATGAAAAAGTAAAAGACACATTCTTCGAGGCTTTTGAAGGAAAATATGTAAGAGCTTTAATTACAGGACCTAGTGAAAAAATTGTAAAATGGGCGGCTTATGATTCCACTTCAACTCCCAGTGCAGTTATCGGAAGAGTGGAAGGTGGTGTTGAAGGATTTTTAGATGAATCCCAGACTCCAGATGGAAGATTCGGTGCTGTTGTCCAATATTGGTTAGGGGGAGATGATGTTGGCAAGTTCGCTTTTGAATTGTCCTACAGATTAAGACAAGATGTTTTAGTAAAACCATTTACACGTATTTTTGATTATTCTGCATCCAACAGTGATGAATGCATTGAAATGATGGATATTGTAGGCCACTGTGGTGATGGATATGAATGGATTGTTGAAGAATATGGTAGAAAAATGATTAATGTTCCGATTGCAGTTCCTGATTTTCAAATTGAAGAAAAATTCAAAATTAACAATGGGATTATGGGAGGAAACTTCTGGTATTTGTGCACTACAGCTCAAGCAGTAATAGAAGCAGGTGAAGCAGTAATTGATGCAATAATGAATGTTGAAGGAGCTACCACACCATTTGATATTTGTTCTGCAGCTTCAAAACCAGAAACAAACTATCCTGAAATTGGGCCAACCACAAATCATGTTTATTGCCCTTCTTTAAAAGAATCTTTAGGAGATATTTCTAAAGTTCCGGAAGGCATTAATTATATTCCTGAAATTGTAATAAATGCAGTGGATGAAAAGTCAATGAATAAAGCAGTTAAGGCAGGTATTGATGCTGCTTTGGAATTTGAAGGAGTAGTTGGAATATCAGCAGGCAATTTTGACGGTAAGCTTGGAGATAAAAATATAAATTTATTAGATATTTTGAAGTAAGGTTTTTAAAATGGAAATTCTAGACGATGATATTAATGCAGAAGTAGTGGGATTTGGAGCACTGAATGTTGATAAACTTTATTCTGTTGCAAATATTGCAGGTAAAGATGAAGAAAGTTTTATAAAAAGTGAAACTGACACTCCAGGTGGCTCTGCAGCAAACACTATTGTGGGACTATCAAGATTAGGTTGTTCCACATCTATTATTGGAAAGATAGCTGAAGATAATGATGGTGATTTAATAGAATACAATTTAGCCATTAATGGTGTTTACTCAAATAACTTAATTTATTCCGAAACAGGTTCAACTGGAAAATGTTTGGGATTTGTTGATGATGAGGGTGAGAGGTGCCTATATATCAATCCTGGAGTTAATGATGAAATTCAGCTTGGTGAAATAAATCCATTAAACATAATGAGATGTAAAATAATGCATTACACCTCTTTTGTTGGAGATTCTTTTAAAACACAAATTGAATTATTGGATTTATTAAATGAAAATACTGTATTAAGTTTTGATCCTGGAATGTTATATGTTCAAAAAGGATTTGATGAGTTAAAACCTATTCTTGATAGGACAGGCATATTGCTCATTAATGAATCTGAATTAAGATTATTATGCAATAATTATAAATCTTCCTTAAAAGAATTGGCTATTGGATTTTTAGATTTGGGAATTGAAACCGTCGTTGTAAAACAGGGAGCTAAAGGAGTGTTTGCAATTAATAACTCAACAGATTGTTTCGTCGAATCTTATGAATGTGATGTTGTAGACACTACTGGTGCCGGAGACAGTTTTAACAGCGGATTTTTATATTCTTTCTTAAAAGGATATGATTTGGAAAAATCTTGCCGAATCGGAAATTGGGTTGCTAGTAAATCTATTGAAGGATTTGGAATGGATAAATTTCCTTCCGCTAAAGATTTAGAGGACTTCTTAAGTGAATTTAATTATTAAGACAATATAAATATTAAATTAAAAAATTGATTAGTTGGTATTAAAATGAATGTATCTTTTATAAAGCAGATGAAGGATTTAGAACGTGAAGTCCTTTTAAAATCTGTTGAATTAGATGATGATAGTGATGATTTCCAATTTGAACTAGATGATTTTAGTGCAAATGATGAAATCATTGCAGTTGCACCTAAATGTGTAAGGTGCAATACATGTGTTGGGGAATGTCCGGTTAATGCAATTGAACCAGCTAATATTTTTAGAATAGCTAAAATAACTGACAAGTGTGTTAAATGTGAAATTTGTGTTCAATCATGTCCAGTTTCTGCAATTAAATTGATTGATAACTCAATCGTTTATGATGGGGAGAATGAAGAAAATATAATTGAATATAAATTATCCAATATCAGTTCCCGTCATAGGGTAGTCCGTATGAATAATATTTCAATCGATTACTCATGTGATAATAATTGGGATGACTGTTCAAAATTATGTCCAACAAATGCGTTCACTCTTGAATTTAAAGAGTTTTTTGATGATTTGGATATGGATTTAGGTATTGAACTCATAGATGATGAGTTATATCCATATGTTAATGAAAAAATGTGTATAGGATGCGGAGCTTGTGCTGAAATATCACTTAATGACAATGCAATAGAATTGGACCGTTATATTGGGCCGATTATTCACAGTCGTTTCATTGATGTTAATCATGATTTGTGTGTGAATTGTTATTTATGTGAAGAAAATTGTCCGACCGGAGCTATTGAGTTAGTTGATGGTAAAGTTGTTTTAGATGATGATAAATGTATTAGATGTATTGAATGCACTCGTCATTGTCCGGTAGTAGCTTTAAAAAGAGTTGAGATTGAATAAAAATGGGGTCTGTTTATGAGAGCTAAAGAGTTAATGGATAAAAATTTTGTATATTTAAATGCAAATGATAGTGTAATTGAAGTTTCAAAAGTCATGGAAGAAATTAGACGTTTTACTTGTCCTGTTGTAAATGATAATAAACAATTAATCGGATGGGTAACTTCTTTTGATATTACTAAAGGTTTAAGGGAAGGTAATGAAAAAATTTCAGATATAATGAGCGGTTATGAAGAAATTGGGACTGTTCATGCAGATGATCCTGCAAGAAAAGCAGTAATTTTAACCGCAAACAATAAATTCGTAACTGTACCTGTTGTAAACGATGATAAACAAATCATTGGTATGGTTCGTGCTTGCGATATTGTTGAATTGTTATCTGAATTATACGATATTAAAGTTTCAAAATTATATGAAGCAATGCAAAATCAACTTAAAGGAGTTACTTGGGAAGAATTAATGGCTGCATCTGCTCTTGTTTCTCAAAAAACTACTGGTGTTAAGATTTCTCCTGAAGCATATGAAGAAAATATTATGAATTCCACTTTTGGAGAGGCTATCTGGTCTACTGGTGGTTTGGAAAAATTCTTTGCTGGTTTAATCTCTGTTGGGGAATTGGTAATTGCTCGTAGAGTTGGAAAAGCAAGAAGATAATAATATACTCTCATATAAACAACTCTTTAAATCCGAAATGAGATTATTAAATCCCGTAATATTATCTGATATATTCTGAAGTTCCAATTCAGGTTAGCATTGGATCTTTGGAATAACTTCATCAATTTTTAGGTTTATTTTTTTAAATTTTATTTATCGCATTATAATTGTTATTTTTTATTAAACAGTAGCTCAATTTTGTTCTGTTAAATTTAAATACTTTTAAAATCAATATTACTTTGTATGAATTTGAATTTTGACTTTACTGAAAAAAGAGTAATTATTACTGCATTTTTCTGTATGGCTTTCACAATTGCAAATTTAATCACTGTTAAAGTTATCAATATTGGATTTTTAGGTATGGAAACTCCTGCCGGGGTTTTAATCTATCCTTTGGTATATATTTTAACAAACGTAATCGCAGATGTTTATGGTGAAAAAATAGCGCAAAGAACAATTATTTTAGGTCTTTGTGTTGATATTTTATTTGTCTTCATGACAACTTTAATATTGTTCTTACCGTCTCCAGCGTACTATACTGGAGATTCAAGCCTTGCATTTGTATTTACCCAAACTCCAAGAATTCTTGTTGCATCTTACATTAGTTACTTAATCGGTAACTTCGTAAATGCAAGAATCACTGCTAAAGTAAACGAAGGTAAAGAATATTCATCTACCAAAAACTTAGGTATTCTTGCTTTCAGTGAGCTAATTGATAATTTTGTATTTATCGGTCTTGCATTCGTTGGCGTATTCGCAGTTACTGATATTTTAATAATGATTGTTTCTCACTGGATTTTAAGTTTGATTTGGAGTGCAATTGCTCAACCATTTACAAAAATGACTGTAAAATGGGCTGAAAAAGGAAAACCTGCAGAAGCTTAAATTATTTAGGGAATTATTTTTCCCACTTTTTTTATATTGGACTCATTATATTTTTCGCATTAACTATTTAATGGAATTAAAATATATAATAGTATTATTTGATGGTGAATTTATGAAATTCAAATCTAAATTTTTTATTTCATTGTTGATTATTTTTGTTTTGAGTATTGTGGCTGTACCTGCTAGTGATGTTAATTCTACAGATTTTTCTCAATTAAATGATACTGTTCTAGATTCAAGTTTTAATGATAATTTAAGTACTGTTGAAACTTCAAACAACTCGAAAACAGTAAATAATACAAATAATGGTGATATGGTTCAAATTATTAAAACCAATCCTAAAATCACTGTTAAATCAACATATTTAAAAAGTAAAGATAAATTAGAATTTAATTTCAAAAATGCTTCTGGAAACCCACTGAAATCTAAAAGCTGATGGTCTTCATCGGTAATAAAAAATATTCGGTTTACACTAATTCTAAAGGTGTTGCTAATTTAAACATTAACTTGGTTGCTAAAACTTATAAATTAACTATTTCTTTTGAAGGTGATGATAATTATAATGCTGTTAATAAAATAATGTATTTACGCATCTCTAAATTATCAACTAGAATCACTTGTTATAAAAACTTTGTAGTTAAAGGAAATAATTTGTATTTCTATTTATTTGATTCTTATTATAATCCAGTCTCATGTAAAAAATTGATTGTAAAGTACAAAGGAAAAACAGTTACTAAAACATCAAATAAAA is a window of Methanobrevibacter gottschalkii DSM 11977 DNA encoding:
- a CDS encoding carbohydrate kinase family protein, giving the protein MEILDDDINAEVVGFGALNVDKLYSVANIAGKDEESFIKSETDTPGGSAANTIVGLSRLGCSTSIIGKIAEDNDGDLIEYNLAINGVYSNNLIYSETGSTGKCLGFVDDEGERCLYINPGVNDEIQLGEINPLNIMRCKIMHYTSFVGDSFKTQIELLDLLNENTVLSFDPGMLYVQKGFDELKPILDRTGILLINESELRLLCNNYKSSLKELAIGFLDLGIETVVVKQGAKGVFAINNSTDCFVESYECDVVDTTGAGDSFNSGFLYSFLKGYDLEKSCRIGNWVASKSIEGFGMDKFPSAKDLEDFLSEFNY
- a CDS encoding 4Fe-4S binding protein; this translates as MNVSFIKQMKDLEREVLLKSVELDDDSDDFQFELDDFSANDEIIAVAPKCVRCNTCVGECPVNAIEPANIFRIAKITDKCVKCEICVQSCPVSAIKLIDNSIVYDGENEENIIEYKLSNISSRHRVVRMNNISIDYSCDNNWDDCSKLCPTNAFTLEFKEFFDDLDMDLGIELIDDELYPYVNEKMCIGCGACAEISLNDNAIELDRYIGPIIHSRFIDVNHDLCVNCYLCEENCPTGAIELVDGKVVLDDDKCIRCIECTRHCPVVALKRVEIE
- a CDS encoding formylmethanofuran--tetrahydromethanopterin N-formyltransferase; the encoded protein is MSYEKVKDTFFEAFEGKYVRALITGPSEKIVKWAAYDSTSTPSAVIGRVEGGVEGFLDESQTPDGRFGAVVQYWLGGDDVGKFAFELSYRLRQDVLVKPFTRIFDYSASNSDECIEMMDIVGHCGDGYEWIVEEYGRKMINVPIAVPDFQIEEKFKINNGIMGGNFWYLCTTAQAVIEAGEAVIDAIMNVEGATTPFDICSAASKPETNYPEIGPTTNHVYCPSLKESLGDISKVPEGINYIPEIVINAVDEKSMNKAVKAGIDAALEFEGVVGISAGNFDGKLGDKNINLLDILK
- a CDS encoding CBS domain-containing protein, whose product is MRAKELMDKNFVYLNANDSVIEVSKVMEEIRRFTCPVVNDNKQLIGWVTSFDITKGLREGNEKISDIMSGYEEIGTVHADDPARKAVILTANNKFVTVPVVNDDKQIIGMVRACDIVELLSELYDIKVSKLYEAMQNQLKGVTWEELMAASALVSQKTTGVKISPEAYEENIMNSTFGEAIWSTGGLEKFFAGLISVGELVIARRVGKARR
- a CDS encoding queuosine precursor transporter, giving the protein MNLNFDFTEKRVIITAFFCMAFTIANLITVKVINIGFLGMETPAGVLIYPLVYILTNVIADVYGEKIAQRTIILGLCVDILFVFMTTLILFLPSPAYYTGDSSLAFVFTQTPRILVASYISYLIGNFVNARITAKVNEGKEYSSTKNLGILAFSELIDNFVFIGLAFVGVFAVTDILIMIVSHWILSLIWSAIAQPFTKMTVKWAEKGKPAEA